The Streptomyces kaniharaensis genome segment CCATGCCGCGCTCGCTGCAGCTGGGCGACGGGACGCCGATCTACCAGGTCCCCGGCGCCGAGCAGTACGCGACCCGCGGCCACCTGGACACCGAGGAGCGGCTGCTGGAGGACGCCCGCCTGGTGGGCGGTCCGGCGCTGACCGAAGAGCAGATCGAGCAGGCGCTGGTTGGCCGCGGGCTCAACGCCGGGCAGGAGGCCGCGTTCCGGGGCATCCTCGGCGGAGGCCGCCAGGCGGACGTGCTGATCGGCCCGGCCGGCGCGGGGAAGTCGTACGTGGCGGCCGCGATCCACGACGCGTGGCGCGACACCGGGCGCTCGGTGATCGGCCTCACGACCTCCGAGCGGGCCGCCCGAGTGCTGGCCGGTGAAGGCGTCGAGCACGTCGCCAACTTGGCGATGTTCATCAACTCCAACAAGGCACTGGCCGAGGGCAAGACGTCTCCTGAGCTGGAGAAGTACCGGCTGCGGCCCGACCAGCTGGTGATGCTGGACGAGGCCGGTATGACCGAGACCCACGTCATGGAGGAGGTCCGCCGACTCGTCCGCGAGGCCGGCGCCAAGCTGGTGTACGCCGGCGACTTCGCCCAGCTGACCTCCGTCGGCGCGGGCGGCATGCTCGCCGAACTGGCCACCCAGGCCGGGGTCCAGGTCTACGAGCTGGAGGAGGTCCGCCGCTTCAATGCGACGTGGGAGCGCGAGGCGTCGCTGCGGCTGCGCGAGGGCGACACCGAGGTTCTGACCGACTACGAGAACCGCGGCCGCCTGCTCGGCGGCGAGCGCGACGAGATGCTGACCGCCGCGTACCAGGACTGGCTCGCCGACACGACGGCCGGCCACAACTCCCTGCTGATCGCCGTGTCCCAGCAGCAGGCCGATCAGCTGGCCGCGATGGCCCGGGCCGATCTCGTGCGCCTCGGCCGCGTCGAAGCGGACGGCGTCCACCTTGAGCTGCGCGGGATCACGATCGGTGTCGGCGACCAGATCCAGCTGCGGGAGATCAACCGCCAGGTCAAGAGCGCGACGGGTGACCGGTTCGCCGTCAACCGGGACGTAGTCCAGGTCACCCAGCGCAACAAGGACGGTTCGCTGGTCGTGCGCTACGACGACGGCGAGCTGATGTACCTCCCGGCCCACTACGTGCAGGACCACGTGGATCTGGCGTACGCCGGCACCGTGCACTCCAGCCAGGGCCGCACGGTCGACCGCTGCCGCGTGCTCACCGAGGGCGGGGACACCCGCGAGAGCCTGTACGTCGCGCTCACCCGAGGCAAGGACGGCAACTGGGCGTACGTGGTGACGGAGCGGAACATCTCCGAGCTGGACGGCCCCGACGAGGTCGTGGTGGACGAGAAGTTCGCCGTGCTGGCCCAGGCGATGGAGACCTCCGGCGCCGAGCTGTCCGCTACCGCGGTGATCCGGCAGAACCTGCAGGAGTCCGTCAGCTTGGTGCGCTGGTCGTTCATCCTGGACGACCTGCAGACCGGGTACGCCGAGGAGCGGTACGGCCGACTGATCCACGACACCCTCGGTGCCGAGAGGTATCGGGAGATCAGCGAGGACCCGGCATACGGGCCGTTGATCAGGCTGGCCCGGGCCGCCGAGGCCGCCGGCCACAACCCGGAGGCCCTGCTGCAGCAGTCCATGGCTGGCGACCTCTCCGACGCCCGCCACGTCGCCCGCGTGCTGCACTCCCGGCTGGAGCAGCAGATTGACGCCGCCGACCGCGCCCGCGTGCGGGCCGACGAGCGCGACGTGCGCCAGACCGTGCGCGCCCAGGAACTGGCCGCACCGGAGGTGACCGGGGCTGCCCAGCTGGCGCCGGTCGTCGCCGAGCGCCCCGAGCTGGTGATGGTCTACGACCCGCAGACCGGCGGGTGGGTTCAGCGCGAGGCCGAGGCCGCCCCGGCGGCCGCCGAGACGGCGGGCGAGACGCTGCCCGAGCAGCCCGTGGCGACGTGGGACTACGAGGCCGGCCAGTGGGTCCAGCAGGCCCGTGTCGAGGACGGCGTGGAGGTCGAGCCGGAGGACTGGCTGCTGGCCCCGCCCGCCCCGCAGGGGCTGGACCAGGCCGAGCTGCAGCCCGCGTACGGCCAGGAGGCCGAGCGCCCCCGCGTGTTCGACGCCGCCAGCGGTGAGTGGGTGGAGCTCACGATCGCCCAGGAGGAGGTCCCCAGCCCGTGGGCGGCCGTCGAGGACGCGTGGCTGGAGCAGCTGACCGCCGTCAACACCAGCATTGCCGTCCTGCACTCGGGTCAGGAAGAGCAGCGGCGAAGCGAGATCGCCGACGAGCGCCGGGCCGAGGCCCAGGAGCGCGCCCGCTGGCAGAGCCGGGTCGCGCAGATCCCGGGGGAGAAGGGCGACACCGCGCGGGCCGCCGCCGAGCTGATGGACGGCCGGCGCCTCCTGCTCGGCCAGGAGCTGGCCGACGCCGAAGAGCTGCCGCAGTGGGCGGCCCGCTCCCTCGGCCCGGTGCCGGACGTCGACCGGCCCGAGCAGCGAGAGCAGTGGATCGAGCGGGCCGGCACCGTCGCGGCGTACCGCGAGGCCCACGGGTGGGACAGCGAGGTGGCCGCCATCGGCCCCCGCCCGGCCCGCGGAGCCGTCGACTACCAGCAGGACTGGGACCAGGCGTTCCGCGCCCTCGGCGAGCCCGAAGAGCGGATGGAGCTGGTCGGGGCGACCGACGCCCAGCTGCGCGAGCTGGTCGACCGCTACGAGCGGGAGGAGGCGTGGGCACCCGCGCACGTCGCCCCGCAGCTGCGGACCACCCACCAGTCGATCCAGCGGCTGGAGCGCGAGGAGGCCCAGCGCCAGATCGCCCTGCTGGAGGCGACCGACGAGGCCGCCCGCGAGGAACTGCAGCGCCAGGCCCAGGCCGCCGCCGAGGAGCTGGCCGAGCTGCGGTCGCGTACCGCCGCGCTGGAGGAGATCCACGGCGTACGGGGCGACTGGCACGAGCACACCGAGGAGACGCGCGAGCGCGCGCAGGAGGCCCGCCGCCTGCTGGAGCTGCGCGAGGCCGTCGAGCCCGAGCTGGAGCTGGAGCAGTTCGCGGCCGACGAGTGGGACATGGTCGAGCCGGAGGCCGAGTTCGCGCCGGAGGCGGAGTTCTCCCCGTTCGACGACGGCGAGTGGCAGATGACCGAGCCGGAGGCCGAGTTGGAGGTGCCGGCCGACGTCGAGGCGGAGCACGACGTCCACCAGGACGTCGCCGAGCCCGTCCCCGTCGAAGAGCCGGAGCTGGCCGACGAGTTCCAGCCCTACCAGTGGGAGAGCGCCAAACCGGCGCCGGAGCCCGAGCCGGAGGCCGAGTTGGCGGCGCCGGCCGACGTCGAGGCGGAGCACGACGTCCACCAGGACGTCGCCGAGGCCGGGCACCAGGACGTGGCGGACGTTCAGCCGCAGGCCGGCGGGCCGTCGTTCGCCGAGCAGTCGGAGACCCTGCGCCGCTACCACGAGGAGCTGCTGCTGGGCCAGGCCGCCGAGGAGCCCGCGGCGGCTGTCAGCGCGCCCCAGGAGGCCGTGCTGACAGCCGAGGTGGAGGCCGAGCCGGTGCTGGCCGGGGAAGGGCTGCACGACGCCCTCCTGCAGGCCCGCGAAGCCCGGGGCATCCTGGACGACCGCGCCGCCTACCAGGACCAGGTGGTGGCCGAGGCCCGCGCCGCGATAGGAGAGCTGCAGGCCGGGCGCGACGCGGCCGAGGCCGTGCGCGAGGTGCCGCCCCCGAGCGTCCCCGCCCAGCCCGTCCCGGTGGTCGAGGCCCCGCAGATCCAGATCCAGCTCTAGCCGGACCCGTACGGGGCCCGGCACCCGGGCGACCAGCGGAGGAAGCGTGTCCAGCAGGCCCATTGACCGCCCGTTCGCTTGGCACCGCGCGAGCGGCACCGCGACCTGCCGCCGCTGCAGGTCGGGCGTCGTTGGGCTGGCCGACGTCGCCGAGGCCGCCCGGTGGCACGCCGTCCACCGCAGCGGCTGCACACCGCCGAGCACGTCGGGCGCCAAGGTGCTCGACTTCACCGGGAGGCTGGCCAGCCGCACCGCCAGGTGACCCAGCACGGGTGAACGGCCCGTTCGCGCTGCTGTGCGCTCTGTCCCTGTCGGAGGAGATCGGGCTACCGTCTAGCCATGGTGAGTAATGGCTGGTCCCGAGTCCATGTCCCGGTGCCGCCGGCGGTGGCGCCCTACACCGTGCCGGGCGGGGCGGGCGTGCCGCCCATGCCCTCCGCGCCCCCGGCCGTCCCCCTGCCCACCGGGGTGCCCGAGGTCGTCATCCGCTCCCGCGCCGAGCTGGAGCAGCTTCGCGACGACGCCCGCCAGGAGCTGGCCGCCACGGAGGAGAGCTTCCGCGCGATGTGGTTGGACCCGCGCCACCGGGGCGAAGGACTGACCGGCGTGCTCAACGCCGTGCTGTGGCTGCTCGGCGAGCGACCGCTGGCGCCGATGAGCAACGAGGTCGAGGACAGCCCGCTGCCGGTGACCCGGTCGATCGGGCGGGAGCAGATCCACGCCGAGGACAGGGTGTTCGGGCGGGCGTGGCGCGAGGAACGCACCGAGTGGTACGCCGGCGGTGTGCTGCGGACGCTGGAGTGGTCGCACATCCAGGGCCGGGACCGGCCGATCTCCGAGAGCTTCTAGCAGCGGAAACGACAGAGAGGGGCGGGGAACCGATCGGTTCCCCGCCCCTCTCGCGTGTGGTCCGGGCGTCAGCCGCCGGTCGACCCCGCGGCCGCCCGAGCGCGTTCGTCCTGCTCCGCCTTCTCCCGGGCCTGCATGGCGAGCACCCTCCCGTTGATCTCCTGCTGTTCGGCGTCCAGGTTGATCGGCCGGTCCGGCTCGAACGGCTCGACGTGCTGCTGAGCCGAACGGCACTCGTCCAGAGCCGACTTGAGATCCTTGAGGATCAGGGGCTTCCACCTCACCAGCCACTCGGACTGCCGCAGCGGAGAGGCGTCCGCCTCGGTGTGGGCCCAGTGCCACATCCCGCACAGCGCGCCGAGCAGGTGCACCACGTCCCCGTGCTTGAGCCAGCAGGGTTCCATGTGGGCGGCGTACTCCGCCGGGAAGTAGCGGCGCCAGTAGGTCTCCCGCCAGTGTACGAGGTGGTTCAGCGCGGCGTACATCTGCTCGGCGTTCATCGCCGACCAGTTCCACAGCGGGGTCTGCGTGCCCTCCCGGTGGGCCAGGCCCTGCAGAATCCGGCTCATCTCGATGACCTTGCCGGGCAGGTCGATCTCTTCCATGGTGGTCAGCCGGGCGTCCACCTTGGTGACGTGCGAGGCAGCGTCGTTGACCTTGCGGTTGACCACGTCGATCATCCCGACCAGCCGCCGCTCGGCGGGGTCGGTGACCTTCGCGGTCGGCTTGAGCCGGAGGTCCGGGCGTTCGTCGGTGCTCATCAGCGGTTCTTTCGTGCTCGACGGGGCGGAGGCTACCAGGGCAGGGTGCCGTCACCGACAGCACGGCGGCGCGGCTGCTCGGCGGGCGCCTCGGCCGGCGCGGCGGCGGGCTGCTGGGCGGGGATCTCCGGCGAGTAGTTCGGCAGCGGCGGCGGGAAGACCACGGTGGCCGCGGGGGCGGGCTGCTGGACCGGCGGGGCCGCCGGAGTTGGCACGGGCATGGCCGGCGGGGCGCTCGGCATCACGGGGGCGGGGACCGGGACCGGCTGCTTCACCAGGTCGACCGTGCCCTGCTTCGCAGCCAGCTTCTGCTCCTTGCGCTGCAGCTTGAGCGCCTTCTTCTCCTCCCGCAGCGACTCCTTGACGTCCTTGCGCTTCCAGGTCGGCAGGTACGTGACCTTGATCGGGGCGACGGCGCGGTGCAGGTAGAGGCCGTTGCCGACCTTCATCTCCCGGATGTCCTTGGGGGGCATGATCCTGATGCGGCGGATGCTGTGACTCTCGGTCGGCTTGCCGTCCTTGTCCTTGCTGACGCTGACCACGGTCTGGTCGGCGTCGCCCACCAGCATGGAGAGGTCTTCCAGGTCGGAGGGGACCGTCAGGCCGCCCAGCACCAGCTTGTTGCAGTTGTTGTAGATGGTCTGGGCTGCCGTGCGGCCCCAGCGTTCGTCCAGCTGGGAGCGGGACTGGGCGCTGATCTCCATGTGGATGTTCCATCCGCCGGCGTCGGAGGTCCAACGGTGGATCGGCAGCGGGCAGATGATGGCAGCTTCGTCGAGGATGAAGCGGATGTACGGGTCGAGGCGGCCGCCGGCGCGCTTGGCCCACTCCTTGGACTCTTCGTAGACCTCCGCCACCAGGCAGGAGTACAGCGGGGCGATCGAGCCGCGGTCGCGGTCCTCGCCCATCAGGTAGAGGGTGCCCTGCGTGGCCAGCAGCTCGTACGGGCTGAACTCCGGCTCACCCGGGGCCGGGAGGACGATCTGCGCGACCGTGGGCACCGACATGAAGTCCAACGTCGGCGCGAGGCTCATGTAGACGCCGGCCGCGGTCTTGTCCGGAGCGTTCATCTCCTGCTCCAGGGAGTCGATCCACAGCTGGGGGACGCGGTGGGCGTTCCCCTTCATGATCCGCAGCGGCTCCCCGTTGTTGGGGTCCGAGACCCAGCGCGCGACGTCCAGGAGGGTGCCGCCCTTGAGCGC includes the following:
- the mobF gene encoding MobF family relaxase; its protein translation is MTASVSFGSSPDYLLSSVGARSDNYYLQAIDQDGEPPGIWAGKGAAAFGLSGEVDPETFREMYTHLIDPRDIDKLHSVTAERWDAYRKAHPDLQRGTDEYKAAKAAIRKEALAEFRLGSPLRDYSKSTQRKVDEAVEKLGEHATPEQKWAAEMGVRRNATQSNTYVDVTFSAPKSWSLLHAGLQVRAVEERLAGNHELADAYAAQAEQVWEALKEGAAAGLAHMEAQAGYTREGRFASKKGEASVGKRVDAHELTAAQFAQHLSRDEDPQLHIHTAILNRVAYKSVDPVTGEEVTKWGALDGKLILREAKAAGHLFEKVAEESLTRRLGVRFEMRPDGKAREIVGIEESLRDLYSSRRRVVTAGVKELADAYEAKHGVAPKAHTLAKMAQFVTLRDRKVKDHDGASREELLERWESAAKENLQTTLRDVPEAVAQAASERGTAPEEFDPAEVVRKAIETVQSERSTWQRSHLQVEIIRQLPDCLGGLDVDQVTSLVNELTDFALTNPEESGLVALAAPELIPMPRSLQLGDGTPIYQVPGAEQYATRGHLDTEERLLEDARLVGGPALTEEQIEQALVGRGLNAGQEAAFRGILGGGRQADVLIGPAGAGKSYVAAAIHDAWRDTGRSVIGLTTSERAARVLAGEGVEHVANLAMFINSNKALAEGKTSPELEKYRLRPDQLVMLDEAGMTETHVMEEVRRLVREAGAKLVYAGDFAQLTSVGAGGMLAELATQAGVQVYELEEVRRFNATWEREASLRLREGDTEVLTDYENRGRLLGGERDEMLTAAYQDWLADTTAGHNSLLIAVSQQQADQLAAMARADLVRLGRVEADGVHLELRGITIGVGDQIQLREINRQVKSATGDRFAVNRDVVQVTQRNKDGSLVVRYDDGELMYLPAHYVQDHVDLAYAGTVHSSQGRTVDRCRVLTEGGDTRESLYVALTRGKDGNWAYVVTERNISELDGPDEVVVDEKFAVLAQAMETSGAELSATAVIRQNLQESVSLVRWSFILDDLQTGYAEERYGRLIHDTLGAERYREISEDPAYGPLIRLARAAEAAGHNPEALLQQSMAGDLSDARHVARVLHSRLEQQIDAADRARVRADERDVRQTVRAQELAAPEVTGAAQLAPVVAERPELVMVYDPQTGGWVQREAEAAPAAAETAGETLPEQPVATWDYEAGQWVQQARVEDGVEVEPEDWLLAPPAPQGLDQAELQPAYGQEAERPRVFDAASGEWVELTIAQEEVPSPWAAVEDAWLEQLTAVNTSIAVLHSGQEEQRRSEIADERRAEAQERARWQSRVAQIPGEKGDTARAAAELMDGRRLLLGQELADAEELPQWAARSLGPVPDVDRPEQREQWIERAGTVAAYREAHGWDSEVAAIGPRPARGAVDYQQDWDQAFRALGEPEERMELVGATDAQLRELVDRYEREEAWAPAHVAPQLRTTHQSIQRLEREEAQRQIALLEATDEAAREELQRQAQAAAEELAELRSRTAALEEIHGVRGDWHEHTEETRERAQEARRLLELREAVEPELELEQFAADEWDMVEPEAEFAPEAEFSPFDDGEWQMTEPEAELEVPADVEAEHDVHQDVAEPVPVEEPELADEFQPYQWESAKPAPEPEPEAELAAPADVEAEHDVHQDVAEAGHQDVADVQPQAGGPSFAEQSETLRRYHEELLLGQAAEEPAAAVSAPQEAVLTAEVEAEPVLAGEGLHDALLQAREARGILDDRAAYQDQVVAEARAAIGELQAGRDAAEAVREVPPPSVPAQPVPVVEAPQIQIQL
- a CDS encoding type IV secretory system conjugative DNA transfer family protein, with the protein product MYIACEDTVLIFAPPRAGKSAWLGGQLIDAAGAVVATSTRADLYKLTHVLRRRDGRPVWVFNSDLEGVPNTIKWNPVRGCENPTIAIRRAGYMLSASAKGEAMANQSFWDSHSFTLLRNLMMAAALKGGTLLDVARWVSDPNNGEPLRIMKGNAHRVPQLWIDSLEQEMNAPDKTAAGVYMSLAPTLDFMSVPTVAQIVLPAPGEPEFSPYELLATQGTLYLMGEDRDRGSIAPLYSCLVAEVYEESKEWAKRAGGRLDPYIRFILDEAAIICPLPIHRWTSDAGGWNIHMEISAQSRSQLDERWGRTAAQTIYNNCNKLVLGGLTVPSDLEDLSMLVGDADQTVVSVSKDKDGKPTESHSIRRIRIMPPKDIREMKVGNGLYLHRAVAPIKVTYLPTWKRKDVKESLREEKKALKLQRKEQKLAAKQGTVDLVKQPVPVPAPVMPSAPPAMPVPTPAAPPVQQPAPAATVVFPPPLPNYSPEIPAQQPAAAPAEAPAEQPRRRAVGDGTLPW